The Hugenholtzia roseola DSM 9546 DNA window CTGATTGACCTGCAATAGGGCTTTGGTCTTCGATTGTAACACAAGGCTACGAAGCTCCTCTAAAAACTCGGTATAGTGTTGGGGTTGCATATTCTAAAATTTTATGATTCAATTATTTTGTTTTTCTGGGACTTCGGGCTACTCAAAAATCAATTTTCCACTATTTCGTAATTTATCTGAGACTTTCAAATCAGAATTTCCCGCTACATAAATATTTACATAAGGAAGTTCTAACAGCGTATCGGGCAGAGTTTGGAGGCAATTGTGTGATACGTCAAGATGTTCTAAATCCTTCAGTTGTCCAATTTCAGATGGAAGGCTTGTGAGTTGGTTGCTGCGTACATCTAAGTAATACAGCGATGCAAGTCTGCCGATTTCAGGAGGAATTTCAGTGAGTTGATTATGATTTAGATACAGCTCACCCAAAGAGGAAAGTTGTCCAATTTCGGCAGGTAAGGTTTGAATTTGGTTGGCAGCCAAATCTAAGTTCTGTAATTTTTTTAGACCGCAGATGCCTGAAGGGAAATTTTTGAAGTGGTTTTCTCTAAGATTAATCTCATTTAAGTGCTTGAGGTGAGCAATTTCAGGCGGCAAGCTTTCAAGGACATTATCTTCTATATTCAGTTCTTTAAGTTGAGCGAGTTGCCCGATTTCAGGAGGCAAGGTTCGCAAAGGGCATTCGCACAAAAGTAGGGTTTCTAAACGCAAGAGTTTCCCTATTTCGGGCGGCAATATCTTGAAATGATTTCCAGAAAGGTTTAACCATTTTAGCTGTGCAAGCAAAGCAATTTGGGCAGGAATTTGGTGTAAACCAAACTCTGACAAGTCAAGATGGGTTCTTTTCAGAGGAATCATCTTCCCATGAAACGCTTGTCTATCAAACCAATCGAAGAGTATCTTGTAGTTCTCCACAGTAGTCCCATAATGCACCTCAAACTCTGCTTGGTAGTTTTGCGCCAGTTCCAAAGCCAAGAAAACATTTGCTTTGTCGTTGCTTTCTAAAAGTTCGATGATTTTTTGAAGTTCCATATTCTGTAGTGCGAAGCTCCAGCTTCGCCTATTGTATTTTATAGTTTCTACCGAAGCTCCAGCTTCGGGTTACAGTAATTATTTTGTGGCATACACCTGAATCTTAGACAGCCTCAAACCCTCGCCCTGCGCATATTGAAAAGAAAACTGAACACCTGTATCTGTCTGAATCAAAGCCTGTTGTTTAAAGGTATATTGGGGCATAAATTCCCAAGTTGTTTCTATTTCTTCTAAGAGGCTTAAAACGCT harbors:
- a CDS encoding leucine-rich repeat domain-containing protein, with protein sequence MELQKIIELLESNDKANVFLALELAQNYQAEFEVHYGTTVENYKILFDWFDRQAFHGKMIPLKRTHLDLSEFGLHQIPAQIALLAQLKWLNLSGNHFKILPPEIGKLLRLETLLLCECPLRTLPPEIGQLAQLKELNIEDNVLESLPPEIAHLKHLNEINLRENHFKNFPSGICGLKKLQNLDLAANQIQTLPAEIGQLSSLGELYLNHNQLTEIPPEIGRLASLYYLDVRSNQLTSLPSEIGQLKDLEHLDVSHNCLQTLPDTLLELPYVNIYVAGNSDLKVSDKLRNSGKLIFE